The proteins below are encoded in one region of Corvus hawaiiensis isolate bCorHaw1 chromosome 3, bCorHaw1.pri.cur, whole genome shotgun sequence:
- the LOC125322751 gene encoding histone H3.3A: protein MARTKQTARKSTGGKAPRKQLATKAARKSAPSTGGVKKPHRYRPGTVALREIRRYQKSTELLIRKLPFQRLVREIAQDFKTDLRFQSAAIGALQEASEAYLVGLFEDTNLCAIHAKRVTIMPKDIQLARRIRGERA, encoded by the exons ATGGCCCGTACCAAGCAGACCGCCCGCAAGTCCACCGGCGGCAAGGCGCCCCGCAAGCAGCTCGCCACCAAAGCCGCCCGCAAGAGCGCGCCCTCCACTGGCGGGGTGAAGAAGCCGCACCGCTACAG GCCGGGTACTGTGGCCCTGCGTGAAATCAGGCGCTATCAAAAGTCCACCGAACTTTTGATCCGCAAACTCCCCTTCCAGCGTCTGGTGCGTGAAATTGCTCAGGACTTCAAGACAGATCTGCGCTTCCAGAGCGCTGCCATCGGTGCTTTGCAG GAGGCAAGTGAAGCCTACTTGGTTGGCCTGTTTGAAGACACCAACCTGTGTGCTATCCATGCCAAACGTGTCACAATCATGCCAAAAGATATCCAGCTAGCACGCCGCATACGTGGGGAGCGTGCCTAA